One genomic window of Medicago truncatula cultivar Jemalong A17 chromosome 1, MtrunA17r5.0-ANR, whole genome shotgun sequence includes the following:
- the LOC25483041 gene encoding LOW QUALITY PROTEIN: alpha-1,6-mannosyl-glycoprotein 2-beta-N-acetylglucosaminyltransferase (The sequence of the model RefSeq protein was modified relative to this genomic sequence to represent the inferred CDS: inserted 2 bases in 1 codon), which translates to MASYKKPRLRDLALRRLLSVVFLTLCGVLILIFLLGSNSSTTIETNESQSVDDGAGYRRDLKFTKMQNLPQQSDLSKKLEKLNLLPPRNLDLYPNIGKDAIIVVLYVHNRPQYLKVVVESLAKVVGINETLLIVSHDGYFEEMNKIISGIRFCQVKQIYAPYSPHLFPNSFPGVSVGDCKEKDDAKEKHCEGNPDQYGNHRAPKIVSLKHHWWWMMNTVWDGLSETRAHSGHVLFIEEDHFIFPNAYRNLQILTSLKPMKCPDCYAANLAPSDVNSRGEEWDSLVAERMGNIGYSFNRTVWKKIHNKAKEFCFFDDYNWDITMWATVYPSFGSPVYTLRGPRTSAVHFGKCGLHQGQGENKACIDNGMANIRVDDHDKVSNIDSDWDVHVYKNQPGYKAGFKGWGGXGGMTETVTYA; encoded by the exons ATGGCTTCTTATAAGAAACCACGTCTTAGAGATTTGGCTTTGCGTCGTTTATTATCTGTGGTGTTTCTTACTTTATGTGGGGTtttgatattgatatttttactTGGATCAAATTCAAGTACAACTATTGAAACTAATGAATCACAAAGTGTTGATGATGGTGCTGGTTATCGTCGCGATTTGAAGTTTACGAAGATGCAAAATCTTCCACAGCAGAGTGATTTGTcgaaaaaattggaaaagttGAATTTGTTGCCACCAAGGAATTTGGATTTGTATCCAAATATTGGTAAAGATGCTATCATTGTTGTTTTGTATGTTCATAACCGGCCGCAGTATCTTAAAGTGGTTGTTGAGAGTCTTGCTAAGGTTGTAGGGATTAATGAGACTTTGTTGATTGTTAGTCATGATGGTTACTTTGAGGAAATGAATAAGATCATTAGTGGTATTAGGTTTTGTCAAGTTAAACAGATATATGCTCCGTATTCGCCTCATTTGTTTCCGAATAGTTTTCCGGGGGTTTCGGTTGGTGATTGTAAGGAGAAAGATGATGCGAAAGAGAAGCATTGTGAAGGGAATCCTGATCAGTATGGGAACCATCGGGCGCCGAAGATTGTGTCGTTGAAGCATCATTGGTGGTGGATGATGAATACAGTATGGGATGGATTGAGTGAGACTAGAGCGCATTCTGGGCATGTTCTTTTTATTGAAGAAGACCACTTTATATTTCCCAATGCGTATCGGAATTTACAGATTCTAACTTCGTTGAAGCCTATGAAATGTCCTGATTGTTATGCTGCAAATTTAGCACCTTCTGATGTGAACTCGAGAGGTGAAGAGTGGGATAGTTTAGTTGCGGAGAGAATGGGAAACATAGGTTACTCGTTTAATCGAACGGTTTGGAAGAAAATACACAATAAAGCTAAAGAATTTTGTTTCTTTGATGATTATAATTGGGATATCACTATGTGGGCGACTGTTTATCCGTCGTTTGGTAGTCCTGTCTACACGTTACGAGGCCCAAGGACTAGTGCTGTTCATTTTGGGAAATGTGGTTTGCATCAGGGTCAGGGGGAGAATAAGGCTTGCATTGATAACGGCATGGCGAACATTCGTGTAGATGATCATGATAAGGTTTCGAACATTGATTCAGATTGGGATGTTCATGTCTATAAAAATCAGCCTGGTTATAAAGCCGGGTTTAAAGGTTGGGGAGG TGGGGGGATGACAGAGACCGTCACTTATGCTTGA